The following DNA comes from bacterium.
CGTCGGCTGCCGTGATGCGCAGCACCCCCTGCGCCTGGCCGATCTCACGCCGGCGGAGGAAATGTACATCACGCGTTTCGTGACCCTGGAGCGGGCCAGAGCGGTCGCGCTCGTCGATCGTGAGGCGGGCGACGCCCTGCTGGACTCGCTGGCGGCGTCCTGGGGAGACAGCTCGCTGGTCGAGACCCGGGCGGCCCTGCCCGTCGACGCGAGCCGCCTGGAGAAGATCCACACGCTGCTGGCGACGATCCTGGACGCGGAGGAGGACTCCCTGCTCGCGGCGCCCGAGGCTCGGCGCCTGCACGTACCCGTGCCCGACCCGCCGCCCGCGGCGCTCCCTGCGGACGCGTCCGCAGGGGAGTGAGGATCGCACCCGGGTCAATGGCCCGGTATCACCTTCAGCACATCGACGACGATCACGAAGGTCATGAACAGCAGCAGCATGATCAGGCCCACCTGGGTGGCGATGGCCTGCACGCGTTCGTGCACCTGGCGACGGAAGACCATCTCGAGCAGGATGAAGACCGCGTGGCCCCCGTCGAGCACGGGGATGGGCAGCAGATTCAGCAGGAAGAGATTCACCGAGAAGAAGGCTATGAACTGCATCAGGTGGCCGAAGCTCCAGCGCAACATCTCCCCGGCCACCTGGCCGATGCGGATGGGGCCGCCCACGGCATCCAGGCCCAGGCGCCCCAGGAAGAAGTTGCCGAGCACGTTGACGGTCGACAGGATGGTGCCCGTGGTCGCCCGGTAGCCGATGCGCAGCCCCTCGGCAAAGCTCACGGAACGCGACCGGTAGAGCCTGTCGAAGAAGATGCGGCCGATGGTCGAATCGGGCAGGATCTCGGCCGGTTCCGGCACGACCGACGCCTCCTGTATCCGCCCGTCGCGCTCCCAGCGCACCTCGACCGTCTCGCCGGCCTTGCCGTTGATCACCCTGGCGATGGCGCCGAAGGAATGGACTTCCTGCCCGTCCAGCGCGAGGATGCGGTCGCCGCTGCGCAAGCCGATCCGCTCGGCCGGCCCGCCCTTCTGCACGAGCCCGACGATGTTGTCCATGGGTTCGAGGCCGAGGTACCAGCCGTTCTCCTCGCGGCGGGGCGTGAGGCTGAGTTCCAGGACGCGGCCCGCGCGCTCGACCGTGAACGGGACGCTGCGGGGATCGGGAGCGTCCGGCGTCCCGACAGCGGTCAGGCCCAGGGTCACGTCGCTCCAGATCTCGACGTCCCGGCCCGCGACGGTGAGGATCCTGTCGCCGAGCTGCAGGCCGGCGGCGGCGGCGGGAGACCCCTCCTCCACGCCGCCGATCGTGGTGACCGGTATGACCAGCATGCCGGAGGTCCAGACTATGGACGTGTAGATCAGGAAGGCCAGCAGCAGGTTGGCCACGGGACCGGCCATCACGACGGCCAGACGTTGCCAGGCCGGACGGCTGCGGAAATGCCTTTCGGGCGGGATGGGATCGTCGCGCAGGGCGGCGGCCCGGTCGCCCTCGGCGGTGCCGATGGGGTACTGGTGGCCCTCGCCCGTGCCCGTGTCCTGTATCTCCTCGAGCACCCCCTCGCCGGCCATCTTCACGTAGCCGCCGAAGGGGACCACCGACAGGGCGTATTCGGTCTCGCCGTAACGCTTGTGCAGGATCTTGGGTCCGAAGCCGATGGAGAAGGTCTTGACGTAGATGCCGGTCCACTTGCAGACGGAGAAATGTCCCAGCTCGTGGATGATGATCACGATGCCCAGGGTCAGCACGAAGGCGACGACAGTCGATATCACGTTTCTGCTCCGTCTGGATGAGGCCTGGTGTCAATCGCCGAAGAGATCGGCGATCAGCCGGACCGCCACGCGCCGGGCCGCCCGGTCCGCGGCGAGCACGCTCTCGAGATCGGCGACGGGACCCGCCGGCAAGGCTGCCAGGGCGCCCTCGATCACGCTGGCAATATCGGCATAGGCGAGCCGATCGTCCAGCAGGGCCGCCACGGCTTCCTCATTGGCGGCGTTGAGCGTGATGGTCGCGCTGCCCCCCGCTTCCCCCGCCTCGCGTGCCAGTCCGAGACACGGGAAGCGCGCCAGGTCCGGGGTGGCGAAATCCAAGCGCCCCAGTCCCGCCAGGTCGATGCGAGCGGTCTCGAGATCGAGGTGCCGCTCGCCGGCCAGGGCGTAGAGCAGGGGCACGCGCATGTCCGGCGCACCCAGCTGGGCCATGACCGCCCCATCCCGGAAGACCGCAAGCGAATGGACGATGGAACCGGGATGAACCAAGACATCGAGACGCGGATAAGGCAGACCGAAGAGCACGTGCGCCTCGATGACCTCCAGCCCCTTGTTCATCAGGGTGGCCGAATCCACCGTGATCTTGGGACCCATGGCCCAGGTCGGATGATTCAGGACCTGGTCGCGCGTCACGCGCGCCATGTCGTCGAGGGACATGTCGCGGAACGGGCCGCCCGAGGCGGTGAGGATCAGTTTCTCGATCTCCGCGGCCTCGCGGCCGACCAGGCACTGGGCCAGGGCCGAATGCTCCGAGTCGACCGGGACGATCTCCGCCCCGCCCGCCTCCGCGGCCTCGCGAACCAGCGGCCCGCCGACCACCAGGGATTCCTTGTTGGCCAGGGCGATGCGACGGCCCGCGCGCGCCGCCGCCAGGGTCGGTTCGAGCCCCACCGCGCCCACCAGGCCGTTCACCACGCAATGCGCGTCGGGCAACGTGGCGAGGACCTGCAACCCCTCCCCGCCGGGCGGCGCCAAGCGTCGGCCCAGAAGCGGATCGTCGCCGGCCAGACGGTGGGCCGCCTCGCCGGCGACCGCCACGACCGGTGCGGACGCAGCGCCCGCACGCTCCAGCCTCTCCACCAGGCGGCCCAGTTCCGCCACGCGTCCGCCGGCCGACAGACCGAGCACCCGGAACCTGTCGGGGTGACGTTCCACCAGTTCGACGACCTGGGTGCCGATGGAACCGGTGGCGCCGAGCAGCACGAGACCCACGGGTTCGGGCAATCGCCGCGGCACGCCTCCCAGGCGGTACAGGGGTTCGCAGGCCTGGACTGGACTGGTCACAGACGATCCTCCGGGGACTATCCTCGGTACTCGGTCAGACGAACGATCACGAAGTAGACGAAGGGAGCGGTGAAAAGCACAGAATC
Coding sequences within:
- the dxr gene encoding 1-deoxy-D-xylulose-5-phosphate reductoisomerase gives rise to the protein MPEPVGLVLLGATGSIGTQVVELVERHPDRFRVLGLSAGGRVAELGRLVERLERAGAASAPVVAVAGEAAHRLAGDDPLLGRRLAPPGGEGLQVLATLPDAHCVVNGLVGAVGLEPTLAAARAGRRIALANKESLVVGGPLVREAAEAGGAEIVPVDSEHSALAQCLVGREAAEIEKLILTASGGPFRDMSLDDMARVTRDQVLNHPTWAMGPKITVDSATLMNKGLEVIEAHVLFGLPYPRLDVLVHPGSIVHSLAVFRDGAVMAQLGAPDMRVPLLYALAGERHLDLETARIDLAGLGRLDFATPDLARFPCLGLAREAGEAGGSATITLNAANEEAVAALLDDRLAYADIASVIEGALAALPAGPVADLESVLAADRAARRVAVRLIADLFGD
- the rseP gene encoding RIP metalloprotease RseP, whose translation is MISTVVAFVLTLGIVIIIHELGHFSVCKWTGIYVKTFSIGFGPKILHKRYGETEYALSVVPFGGYVKMAGEGVLEEIQDTGTGEGHQYPIGTAEGDRAAALRDDPIPPERHFRSRPAWQRLAVVMAGPVANLLLAFLIYTSIVWTSGMLVIPVTTIGGVEEGSPAAAAGLQLGDRILTVAGRDVEIWSDVTLGLTAVGTPDAPDPRSVPFTVERAGRVLELSLTPRREENGWYLGLEPMDNIVGLVQKGGPAERIGLRSGDRILALDGQEVHSFGAIARVINGKAGETVEVRWERDGRIQEASVVPEPAEILPDSTIGRIFFDRLYRSRSVSFAEGLRIGYRATTGTILSTVNVLGNFFLGRLGLDAVGGPIRIGQVAGEMLRWSFGHLMQFIAFFSVNLFLLNLLPIPVLDGGHAVFILLEMVFRRQVHERVQAIATQVGLIMLLLFMTFVIVVDVLKVIPGH